TAGTATGCGGTGGTGGCAACACAGGTCTTATGAGCATTGTAACTGCAGCAGCTGTCTCTGAAGGTGGTTTTGTAACAGGTATTCTTTCTGATGGTTTGAAATCTGAAGTTCCAAATACCAATAGCACAAAACTCATTAAAACACCATGCCTGCAAACTAGAAAAAAAGTTATGATTGAAATTGCTGATGCATTTTTAATATTACCTGGGGGATATGGAACTTTAGATGAATTTTTTGAAATTATGGTATTATATAGAATTGCTATGATCAAAAAACCAATAGTGCTATTCAACTATCTAGGATTTTGGGATGATATAATAAAGCAGATGGATCGAATACAACAAGAAGGATTCTTAAGCCAACATGACAGCAAAGCACCAATTATAGTAAATAATATAGAAGAGTTTCAAAATTGGCTTTCAATTTTTGACTGCATTAGAGAGAAATAGTATTATAACGCTTTAGCCATATAGCACTGCCTTCATCAGTGCATACTAAAAATAGATAATCGTCAAAACGCAATGTTTGAAAGTTGCCGTGATTCACGGCTTCATGTCAAAGCTCCCTAGAAAAAATAGCAAAGTTTTTGCTAAAAACACTACATGAGCTTTATATCTTTAGTTTCTATCTAAATAGCACTTGCAAGCAGATGAAGCTTTTAATGTCATAAAAATCTTTTACTTGACCTTAAACATAAAGCTCCCTGCTCTTTTCAACTGACTATTATAGCTAAAGCGTCATAAAAAGATTATGACAAATAGTTTGTAAAGAGTTCATCAAGCGTACAGTTGGTATTACGTCGAATTTGTTTAGCTTGGGCCCATTTTTTCTCAATAGGATTTAAATCTGGAGAATATGGAGGCAAATAAAGCAATGTGTGGCAAGAATTTCCAATCAATTGCTGCATATCAACACCTTTATGAAAAGTTGCATTATCCATTACAATCACGCAATTTGGGGGAATATTGGGTAATAAAATGTTTTCCACCCAACATGTAAACACTGATGTATCAACCGATCCTGTTAGCAACCCAATAGCAACTAAAGTGCTTCCCATCAAAGCCCCAATAGCATTCGTTCTTGTCTTTGGCACCCCAATCATGCTTGCCATAGCAACGCCGTCCCTTAATCGAATAACCATGTGTTCTAGGCATATCGTGAGCAAAGCCGCTTTCATCAATATAAACAATTTGCTTCCCTTCATTTTCCAAATCAGCAATCCTTTGGCAAAACATAGATCTTTTTTCTGGATCCGCTTTTGGATGATTTAGAGTTTTTTTTATAGCTAACACCTAAGCGATATTGCGCATCTCTTATCCCGGTTGTACTAGCACACAGGCGTGCTGCCCTTTCATAGCAATAGCTATCTGGATACTCTTCTATATCCTTCTTGAGTGCTACAACGTCTATTTTGCTCCATTTCTTATGCCTATACTTTTGTGGTTCAATATTTTGACTCCAACGAAATATTGCAGCTTTGGATATTCCAAATTTCTTCGCAACCTCAGAAAATGATAACTCTTCTTTTGCCTTGATCTTTAATATCTTTTTTCTGAATGAGAGCGGATAGGTCATTTTTTTCTCTATAGTTATACCTTTGATAGCATAGCATAGCAAATCCTTCACTCATACTCCTTTTATAACGCTTTTGCTATAAATGATTTATCAAATGCAAGGTTTGGTAGTTAAAAATAAATAATTTGGAGCTAAGAAAGAGACACATACTCCTCTTTCTCCATATTATAGAACATAAGCAAGCATACTTACGCTAAATAAGTACCCATAAACATAGTCTCACTTAAACTGACATGTTTGTTATAAGTAAAAACATAATTTATTGTTAATTCGCTCATCCGCCAAAAATTATAATTTGCCATGTACCGCGCGCAAACACTACTTTTACAAAATACGTAAGGGTTTTGCGTTTATTATAATATTTTCTTACGGATTTAAAGCGCTATTTTTGCGCCCAAAGCACTATTTCATGCGCACTTTCGAGACTTTTATAAGCGCACGTACTAATTCATCAATCAAAATTTGATATAGATCTACTGAATTACTGCTGGTCTTTCAGATGAATTTACACCACTACGAGCAAAAACTATAATATCGTCTGACAGTGCATCGCTTGAATCAACGCTTACAGTAGTGCTAGACTTTGTTTTTTTATCAAGCGTTTTTTGTGTATTTTGTACAAGCAGCTTATGATGCGTCCTAGAGCCATTCAACATAGGAGTTTTAGTATTAGAATGTGCAGCATAAAGCACGCTTGGAGCAGATTTATTGACTGTTTGCCATGCGTTCTTTACTTTCGCATAGTATTCTTCCCCTTTTTCCTTGCTTCTGGAATGATACATTGCTATTGCTCCTCTCCAGTTTCTAGTTTCTGCAAAGTTTTTTGATAAAAAATAAGCAGCATAAGCTATATTATAAGTTGGATTAAGAGCATTTTCAGGTTTCTTGAAATGATACTTGCCATGTACACGCCAATTCACCTGACCACATCCTACATCTATATTCTCAATTCCACGTGCAAGAGAAGACTTAAAGAACGCTAAAGCTTCTGCTTGCGTTTTAAAGTAATAGCTTTTACCGTTTATATTTAGAGACCAAGGATGTGGCAACAGCTTTTTCTTACTTTTGCTCCATAGACCGGATTCAACTAGAGCAATAGACTGAAGCAAACCTCTAGGTAAACCATACTTTTTTTCATATATAGAAATAGCACTAACACAGTGATTGTGATCTTGTGGCTCAATATTCTGAGCCTGATTAACTACAGGAGCGCTATATATAGCATTATTTAGATCTACTACAGCAGCATTCTGGTGCAATTGGCTTTTTAAAGAGTTATTGCCTATCGCTACATTTTCTGATGCGTAACAAGTAGTATAAAAGCACAAAATAGAATGGAATATCGTAATATAAATAAAACGTAAAATATAATTATACACCCTCATCGTCCTACATTTTTTGATGACAACCTTGCGGGAGGTGATTATGCGATAAACTCACAGTGAAGTCTACAAATAAAATGTGAATATTAATGTCATAAATGTAAGGAGTCCTAAAATTCAGGCTTCAGATATCAATAATATATTCTTTTGATGATTAATACGATAATTTTTTATTCTTCATGATAACTTTGCTTGATAAGCCTTTGCAGCAGTAGGTTTGAGCAACATTGTCGCATTAAATATATTAAGCATATATTAACAAATCGCTGCTAGATCTCAAATTTTTATCTTGATATGATAAAAATTCAATGAAATAGAGTTTTGTTGCAAATTTAGCGAGTGTAGATATTACAAGCAATAATATAGTACTTCACACCTTAAAGATAATCATGTGTACATCGCAGGTAAATGAAGAGTTGATATTATACAAGCAATATATTTAGTAGAAAGATATATTTTATCTTGATGAGCCATTGAATTTTTCACTTTTTGCACTATCTAAAACAGTGTCATTTCACTTATATACCGTAGATAAATAAAGAGTTGATATTTATTATGTATATATAAAGTTAGCCTTCAAAAAGAGCTATGAAGAATTGTAGCGCGTGTGTATATAAAATACATAATGAGCTTTTTAAATGCGCCAATTTTGAAAAGTATAAGGAATATATAAGGCTGCGAAACCACATGTGAC
This region of Candidatus Lariskella endosymbiont of Epinotia ramella genomic DNA includes:
- a CDS encoding transglycosylase SLT domain-containing protein → MCFYTTCYASENVAIGNNSLKSQLHQNAAVVDLNNAIYSAPVVNQAQNIEPQDHNHCVSAISIYEKKYGLPRGLLQSIALVESGLWSKSKKKLLPHPWSLNINGKSYYFKTQAEALAFFKSSLARGIENIDVGCGQVNWRVHGKYHFKKPENALNPTYNIAYAAYFLSKNFAETRNWRGAIAMYHSRSKEKGEEYYAKVKNAWQTVNKSAPSVLYAAHSNTKTPMLNGSRTHHKLLVQNTQKTLDKKTKSSTTVSVDSSDALSDDIIVFARSGVNSSERPAVIQ
- a CDS encoding transposase, whose protein sequence is MKGSKLFILMKAALLTICLEHMVIRLRDGVAMASMIGVPKTRTNAIGALMGSTLVAIGLLTGSVDTSVFTCWVENILLPNIPPNCVIVMDNATFHKGVDMQQLIGNSCHTLLYLPPYSPDLNPIEKKWAQAKQIRRNTNCTLDELFTNYLS
- a CDS encoding TIGR00730 family Rossman fold protein — protein: MPITKTICIFCGAKKGRNDRIIELATIVGKIIARKNINLVCGGGNTGLMSIVTAAAVSEGGFVTGILSDGLKSEVPNTNSTKLIKTPCLQTRKKVMIEIADAFLILPGGYGTLDEFFEIMVLYRIAMIKKPIVLFNYLGFWDDIIKQMDRIQQEGFLSQHDSKAPIIVNNIEEFQNWLSIFDCIREK
- a CDS encoding IS630 transposase-related protein; the encoded protein is MKDLLCYAIKGITIEKKMTYPLSFRKKILKIKAKEELSFSEVAKKFGISKAAIFRWSQNIEPQKYRHKKWSKIDVVALKKDIEEYPDSYCYERAARLCASTTGIRDAQYRLGVSYKKNSKSSKSGSRKKIYVLPKDC